A DNA window from Limnochordia bacterium contains the following coding sequences:
- a CDS encoding 5-formyltetrahydrofolate cyclo-ligase: MGVNERKTQLRQAGLEFRQSLPEMTAQRNSRRIWLHLREFPLYQRANAVMFYVALAGEVDTKPMIEQSLRMGKRIIVPVTDRSAKALMPCEIFGLDELVEGVFNVLEPRENLRRVVLPEEIDLIVVPGAAFDRKGGRIGFGAGYYDRFLSQPQLRASTVALSFEGQIMDEVPQDDHDVSVEWLITEQGVFQCNREPSSIENQENRKLN; the protein is encoded by the coding sequence ATGGGAGTGAATGAGCGAAAAACTCAGCTGCGACAAGCGGGGCTGGAGTTTCGTCAAAGCTTACCCGAGATGACGGCTCAACGAAATAGTCGACGGATTTGGTTGCACCTGCGGGAATTTCCACTCTATCAAAGGGCCAATGCCGTGATGTTTTATGTGGCATTGGCCGGTGAGGTGGATACGAAACCAATGATTGAGCAGAGCCTAAGGATGGGGAAGCGTATTATTGTCCCTGTAACTGATCGGAGCGCAAAGGCCCTTATGCCCTGTGAGATCTTTGGTCTTGATGAACTTGTCGAGGGGGTTTTTAATGTGCTAGAACCCCGTGAGAATTTACGTCGCGTTGTCTTGCCGGAGGAAATAGACCTGATCGTTGTTCCTGGTGCGGCCTTTGACCGTAAGGGCGGTAGAATTGGTTTTGGGGCGGGCTACTACGATCGTTTCTTAAGTCAGCCCCAACTGAGGGCCTCTACCGTGGCCCTCAGTTTTGAAGGTCAGATTATGGATGAGGTGCCTCAGGATGATCATGATGTATCTGTGGAGTGGCTGATCACCGAGCAGGGTGTTTTCCAATGTAATCGGGAACCTTCATCGATTGAGAACCAGGAGAACCGGAAGTTGAACTAA
- a CDS encoding insulinase family protein: protein MRLQEFTSSLLQETIYYQKAPGGLRVYLMPKKYNAFYAVYATQYGSMDSKFVVPGEKEPLEVPDGIAHFLEHKMFEKEWGAVFDKFAQLGASANAFTSYEMTAYLFGCTDNFEDNLELLLDFVQTPYFTDETVEKEKGIIEQELRMYLDNPNRVLYQSLLESLYHSNPVRKDIGGTVESVQKITKELLYNCYRTFYHPSNMILFAVGNFDPEAVFDQVYRNLERLALDEQPPIKRVYPEEDASLRTKYVKNELDVSRPRYLLGYKDPVVGLRGRALMERELGVSLLLGVALGRSSVLYNKLYDAGLIDDSFSTSYMVSPSYGHIMIGGNTPDPERLHQELLAGLREFHSAGINEDDFERVKRSAIGQFVGSFNSIESVANNFIYAQFNGIWLLDYLPVMENLTLEQVRGLLTEFADEKQVAVSVVYPHGSE from the coding sequence ATGAGACTTCAGGAGTTTACCAGTTCCCTACTTCAAGAAACGATCTACTACCAAAAGGCGCCGGGGGGATTGCGGGTTTACCTTATGCCGAAGAAATATAACGCGTTTTATGCGGTATATGCAACCCAGTATGGCTCCATGGATAGCAAATTCGTTGTGCCCGGGGAGAAAGAGCCCTTGGAGGTCCCGGATGGTATTGCCCATTTTTTGGAGCATAAGATGTTTGAAAAAGAATGGGGCGCTGTCTTTGACAAGTTTGCCCAGTTGGGTGCATCAGCCAACGCCTTTACCAGCTATGAAATGACAGCCTATCTTTTTGGCTGTACCGACAATTTTGAGGACAACTTGGAGCTTTTATTAGATTTTGTGCAAACCCCCTATTTTACCGATGAGACTGTGGAGAAGGAAAAGGGGATTATTGAGCAGGAACTGAGGATGTACCTAGACAATCCCAACCGGGTGCTCTACCAAAGTCTATTAGAGTCACTATATCATAGTAATCCTGTTCGCAAAGATATTGGTGGGACTGTGGAAAGTGTACAAAAGATCACGAAGGAGCTATTGTACAATTGTTACAGGACTTTCTATCATCCTAGCAACATGATTCTGTTTGCCGTTGGCAACTTTGATCCTGAAGCGGTCTTTGACCAGGTATATCGTAACCTGGAACGATTGGCTCTTGATGAGCAGCCCCCCATTAAACGAGTCTATCCGGAAGAGGATGCTTCGTTACGCACAAAGTATGTCAAGAATGAGCTAGATGTATCACGGCCCAGATATCTGCTTGGTTATAAGGACCCTGTTGTTGGTTTGAGGGGTAGAGCACTTATGGAGCGGGAGCTTGGGGTAAGTTTACTGCTTGGAGTTGCTTTGGGTAGGAGTTCGGTGTTATATAACAAGCTTTATGATGCGGGCTTAATTGACGATAGTTTCTCCACTTCGTATATGGTTTCGCCGAGCTATGGACATATCATGATTGGAGGTAACACCCCGGACCCAGAAAGACTGCATCAGGAGCTTCTCGCAGGCCTGAGAGAGTTTCATAGCGCAGGGATAAATGAAGATGATTTTGAACGGGTGAAGCGAAGCGCCATTGGTCAGTTTGTGGGTTCCTTTAATTCCATTGAGTCCGTCGCCAACAACTTCATCTACGCCCAATTTAATGGTATCTGGCTCCTTGATTACCTACCAGTTATGGAAAACCTTACACTGGAACAGGTCAGGGGATTACTTACAGAGTTTGCTGATGAAAAGCAGGTCGCAGTGTCGGTGGTGTATCCCCATGGGAGTGAATGA